The Toxorhynchites rutilus septentrionalis strain SRP chromosome 3, ASM2978413v1, whole genome shotgun sequence genome includes a region encoding these proteins:
- the LOC129776656 gene encoding phosphatidylinositol 4-kinase type 2-alpha isoform X3 has protein sequence MAVKIDDSNVDQANVTVGAMEFANNGPTVQITCTPPPFNPPGRLSPSPAIMLNRIVPTGCRNDQPESKISDAIHIVTGKNQSALGDRSEGPHENCCRPTIGIIDANNIESLISDEDCFPHNEITDDPYFSDLVYSAEIAIDAGIYPERIYQGSSGSYFVKNPANKVVAVFKPKDEEPYGRLNPKWTKWMHKLCCPCCFGRACLIPNQGYLSEAGASLVDQKLNLNIVPKTRVVRLVSETFNYPRIDRQKARIKKTIKERIPAARFNRMSLPPKTGSFQLFVDGHKDADYWLRRFEQEPLPTRLAQKFQLQFERLVVLDYIIRNTDRGNDNWLIKYEQPTIVPQSNGTTPNGMPRSNSRLEMNENTDWNLVQLPEIRIAAIDNGLAFPFKHPDSWRAYPYHWAWLPQAKVPFSQDIKDLILPSLSDLNFVEELCNELYELFRQDKGFDRGLFERQMSVMRGQILNLTQALKDGKSPVQLVQMPAVIVERSKVNPGSARFFSFQQRFQNKSPFFSWC, from the exons ATGGCAGTGAAAATCG ACGATAGCAATGTGGATCAAGCGAATGTCACTGTCGGAGCTATGGAGTTTGCAAACAATGGTCCAACGGTGCAGATTACATGCACACCCCCGCCGTTTAATCCCCCTGGGCGACTATCACCCAGCCCAGCAATCATGCTGAACCGAATTGTtcccactggatgcagaaacgATCAACCGGAGTCGAAAATTTCCGACGCCATCCACATTGTCACAGGGAAAAATCAATCTGCATTGGGGGATCGGAGCGAGGGACCGCATGAAAATTGCTGCAGACCGACAATCGGAATCATAGACGCCAACAACATAGAATCCCTGATTAGCGACGAGGATTGCTTTCCGCACAATGAAATCACGG aCGACCCGTATTTTAGTGACCTAGTCTATTCGGCAGAAATCGCTATCGATGCTGGAATCTACCCGGAACGAATCTATCAGGGGAGCAGTGGATCGTATTTCGTGAAAAATCCCGCCAAC AAAGTGGTTGCGGTTTTCAAACCGAAGGATGAGGAACCGTACGGCCGACTCAATCCGAAATGGACAAAGTGGATGCACAAGTTGTGTTGTCCCTGCTGCTTCGGGCGTGCTTGTCTCATTCCTAATCAAGG GTACCTTTCTGAGGCAGGAGCGAGTCTGGTGGATCAAAAACTGAACCTAAACATTGTACCAAAGACGCGTGTTGTCAGATTGGTATCGGAAACATTTAACTATCCTCGTATCGATCGCCAGAAGGCACGAATAAAAAAGACTATCAAGGAGCGGATACCAGCGGCTCGATTCAATCGGATGAGTTTGCCACCGAAGACCGGTTCCTTCCAGTTATTCGTAGACGGACACAAGGATGCCGACTACTGGCTGAGACGTTTTGAGCAGGAACCTCTACCGACTCGGTTAGCGCAAAAGTTTCAGCTCCAGTTTGAACGACTAGTCGTGCTGGACTACATCATTCGTAACACCGACCGTGGCAACGATAACTGGCTTATCAAGTACGAACAGCCTACCATAGTGCCTCAAAGCAACGGTACTACTCCCAACGGTATGCCTCGAAGTAACAGTCGACTTGAGATGAACGAGAACACTGACTGGAATCTGGTGCAGCTGCCGGAAATAAGAATCGCTGCAATCGACAATGGTTTGGCGTTCCCATTCAAGCATCCGGACTCGTGGCGTGCCTATCCGTATCACTGGGCCTGGCTTCCCCAGGCAAAGGTACCCTTCAGCCAAGATATTAAAGATCTAATACTGCCCTCGCTTTCCGATCTGAACTTTGTCGAGGAACTGTGTAACGAGCTCTACGAGCTGTTCAGACAGGACAAGGGCTTCGATCGGGGTCTCTTCGAGCGGCAAATGTCTGTGATGCGTGGGCAGATACTTAATTTGACCCAGGCCCTGAAGGATGGTAAGAGTCCGGTGCAGCTTGTGCAAATGCCGGCCGTCATCGTCGAACG ATCTAAGGTGAATCCTGGGTCGGCAAGGTTTTTCTCATTCCAGCAGCGCTTCCAAAACAAGAGTCCATTTTTCTCCTGGTGTTGA
- the LOC129776656 gene encoding phosphatidylinositol 4-kinase type 2-alpha isoform X2, translated as MKKLTEDLNIFILDDSNVDQANVTVGAMEFANNGPTVQITCTPPPFNPPGRLSPSPAIMLNRIVPTGCRNDQPESKISDAIHIVTGKNQSALGDRSEGPHENCCRPTIGIIDANNIESLISDEDCFPHNEITDDPYFSDLVYSAEIAIDAGIYPERIYQGSSGSYFVKNPANKVVAVFKPKDEEPYGRLNPKWTKWMHKLCCPCCFGRACLIPNQGYLSEAGASLVDQKLNLNIVPKTRVVRLVSETFNYPRIDRQKARIKKTIKERIPAARFNRMSLPPKTGSFQLFVDGHKDADYWLRRFEQEPLPTRLAQKFQLQFERLVVLDYIIRNTDRGNDNWLIKYEQPTIVPQSNGTTPNGMPRSNSRLEMNENTDWNLVQLPEIRIAAIDNGLAFPFKHPDSWRAYPYHWAWLPQAKVPFSQDIKDLILPSLSDLNFVEELCNELYELFRQDKGFDRGLFERQMSVMRGQILNLTQALKDGKSPVQLVQMPAVIVERSKVNPGSARFFSFQQRFQNKSPFFSWC; from the exons ATGAAAAAACTTACGGAAGATTTGAACATTTTCATCCTAGACGATAGCAATGTGGATCAAGCGAATGTCACTGTCGGAGCTATGGAGTTTGCAAACAATGGTCCAACGGTGCAGATTACATGCACACCCCCGCCGTTTAATCCCCCTGGGCGACTATCACCCAGCCCAGCAATCATGCTGAACCGAATTGTtcccactggatgcagaaacgATCAACCGGAGTCGAAAATTTCCGACGCCATCCACATTGTCACAGGGAAAAATCAATCTGCATTGGGGGATCGGAGCGAGGGACCGCATGAAAATTGCTGCAGACCGACAATCGGAATCATAGACGCCAACAACATAGAATCCCTGATTAGCGACGAGGATTGCTTTCCGCACAATGAAATCACGG aCGACCCGTATTTTAGTGACCTAGTCTATTCGGCAGAAATCGCTATCGATGCTGGAATCTACCCGGAACGAATCTATCAGGGGAGCAGTGGATCGTATTTCGTGAAAAATCCCGCCAAC AAAGTGGTTGCGGTTTTCAAACCGAAGGATGAGGAACCGTACGGCCGACTCAATCCGAAATGGACAAAGTGGATGCACAAGTTGTGTTGTCCCTGCTGCTTCGGGCGTGCTTGTCTCATTCCTAATCAAGG GTACCTTTCTGAGGCAGGAGCGAGTCTGGTGGATCAAAAACTGAACCTAAACATTGTACCAAAGACGCGTGTTGTCAGATTGGTATCGGAAACATTTAACTATCCTCGTATCGATCGCCAGAAGGCACGAATAAAAAAGACTATCAAGGAGCGGATACCAGCGGCTCGATTCAATCGGATGAGTTTGCCACCGAAGACCGGTTCCTTCCAGTTATTCGTAGACGGACACAAGGATGCCGACTACTGGCTGAGACGTTTTGAGCAGGAACCTCTACCGACTCGGTTAGCGCAAAAGTTTCAGCTCCAGTTTGAACGACTAGTCGTGCTGGACTACATCATTCGTAACACCGACCGTGGCAACGATAACTGGCTTATCAAGTACGAACAGCCTACCATAGTGCCTCAAAGCAACGGTACTACTCCCAACGGTATGCCTCGAAGTAACAGTCGACTTGAGATGAACGAGAACACTGACTGGAATCTGGTGCAGCTGCCGGAAATAAGAATCGCTGCAATCGACAATGGTTTGGCGTTCCCATTCAAGCATCCGGACTCGTGGCGTGCCTATCCGTATCACTGGGCCTGGCTTCCCCAGGCAAAGGTACCCTTCAGCCAAGATATTAAAGATCTAATACTGCCCTCGCTTTCCGATCTGAACTTTGTCGAGGAACTGTGTAACGAGCTCTACGAGCTGTTCAGACAGGACAAGGGCTTCGATCGGGGTCTCTTCGAGCGGCAAATGTCTGTGATGCGTGGGCAGATACTTAATTTGACCCAGGCCCTGAAGGATGGTAAGAGTCCGGTGCAGCTTGTGCAAATGCCGGCCGTCATCGTCGAACG ATCTAAGGTGAATCCTGGGTCGGCAAGGTTTTTCTCATTCCAGCAGCGCTTCCAAAACAAGAGTCCATTTTTCTCCTGGTGTTGA